Sequence from the Verrucomicrobiota bacterium genome:
CGGAGGGCGTGGACGTGTTGAGAGGTCCGCGGCTGTTGACCCGGTCCGGCGCGGATGCGACGATTCAGGTGCAGGGCAACCCGGAACTGGGCCAGAAGGGAATTCGCGTGGGCTTCCTGCCCACCGTGCAGGCCGACGGGGCGACCCTCGACTTGGGAATCAAGATCCGATTGCAGCCCGATGACGCGACGAACGAACCATGAAACCGACCCCACTTGATCCGGCAGCCACACGTCGCGACTTCCTCCGCAAGCTCGCCGCGGCCTCCACCGCCACGCTCGCGATGGGTGCGCCGCGGTTGATTGCCGACGAAAGGATCGCGCACCCCAAACCGACGGCTGACGCGTGCATCCTGCTGTGGATGGCCGGCGGGATGGCCGCGCCGGACACGTTTGACCCGAAGCGCTACCAGCCGTTCGCGGTCGGTGTGCCGGTGAAGAACATTCTCAGCACGTTTCCCGCGATCCCGACGGCAGTGGACGGCGTGAACATCTGCAAGGGCCTCGAGCACGTCGCGAAGGTCCTTGACCGCGGCACATTGATCCGCAGCGCGGTGCAGCCTGACCTCGGCCACATCCTCCACTCGCGCCACCAGTATCACTGGCACACCGGTTATGTGCCGCCGCAAACCGTCGCGTGCCCCCACATTGGCTCGTGGATTGCGAAGGTGCTTGGACCGCGCAACCCGGTGATGCCCCCCTTCATCAACATCGGCCAGCGCCTCGAGGGCGTTGGGGAACAGGAGGAACTCAAGGCCTTCACCACCGCGGGCTTCTTTGGCAATGAGTTCGGGCCGATGAACCTGCCGTATCCCGATGAAGCCGCGCAGTCCGTGCGGCCGCCGAAGGGGATGGATGCCGGGCGTTTCGAGAATCGCGAGAAGCTCTTCCGCAAGCTCGTCGAGAAGTCGCCGCAGCGCGCGTATCTCGGCGATTACCAGCAGCAATCGATGCTCCGTGCGATGGACAACTCGTTCCGCCTGCTCAGCTCGAAGGAGCGCGCGGCGTTCGACCTCGCCGATGAACCGAAGGAGAGCCTCGACGAATACGGCGCGGGCCGCTTCGGTCGCGGGTGCCTGCTCGCGCGGCGGCTTGTCGAGAACGGCGCGCGATTCGT
This genomic interval carries:
- a CDS encoding DUF1501 domain-containing protein: MKPTPLDPAATRRDFLRKLAAASTATLAMGAPRLIADERIAHPKPTADACILLWMAGGMAAPDTFDPKRYQPFAVGVPVKNILSTFPAIPTAVDGVNICKGLEHVAKVLDRGTLIRSAVQPDLGHILHSRHQYHWHTGYVPPQTVACPHIGSWIAKVLGPRNPVMPPFINIGQRLEGVGEQEELKAFTTAGFFGNEFGPMNLPYPDEAAQSVRPPKGMDAGRFENREKLFRKLVEKSPQRAYLGDYQQQSMLRAMDNSFRLLSSKERAAFDLADEPKESLDEYGAGRFGRGCLLARRLVENGARFVEVTTEYVPFLHWDTHANGHETVARLHGEIDRPIARLVLDLESRGLLSRTLVVIASEFSRDAIVEGVPGSNAKDQATAPSETLKEMKHYGLHRHFTGGTSVLMFGGGMKRGFVYGQTADERPLVAVKNPVSIADLHATLFTAMGISPKTAFDIEQRPFYATEDGKGRAVRELFA